One part of the Remersonia thermophila strain ATCC 22073 chromosome 7, whole genome shotgun sequence genome encodes these proteins:
- a CDS encoding 40S ribosomal protein RACK1, protein MAEQLILKGTLEGHNGWVTALATSIENPNMLLSASRDKTLIIWNLTRDETQYGYPKRRLKGHSHIVSDCVISSDGAYALSASWDKTLRLWELSTGTTTRRFVGHTNDVLSVSFSADNRQIVSGSRDRTIKLWNTLGDCKYTITDKGHTEWVSCVRFSPNPQNPVIVSSGWDKLVKVWELSSCKLQTDHIGHTGYINTVTISPDGSLCASGGKDGTTMLWDLNESKHLYSLSANDEIHALVFSPNRYWLCAATASSIIIFDLEKKSKVDELKPEFQNVGKKSREPECVSLAWSADGQTLFAGYTDNIIRAWGVMSRA, encoded by the exons ATGGCTGAGCAGCTCATCCTCAAGGGCACCCTCGAGGGCCAC AATGGCTGGGTCACGGCCCTCGCCACGTCGATTGAGAA CCCTAACATGCTTCTCTCGGCGTCCCGTGACAAGACGCTCATCATTTGGAACCTGACCCGCGACGAGACCCAGTACGGCTATCCTAAGCGGCGGCTCAAGGGCCACTCCCACATCGTTTCCGACTGC GTCATCTCCTCGGACGGCGCCTACGCCCTGTCGGCCTCGTGGGACAAGACCCTCCGCCTCTGGGAGCTCTCgaccggcaccaccacccgccgctTCGTCGGCCACACCAACGACGTCCTGTCGGtttccttctcggccgacaaCCGTCAGATCGTCTCGGGCTCGCGCGACCGGACCATCAAGCTCTGGAACACCCTCGGTGACTGCAAGTACACCATCACCGACAAGGGCCACACCGAGTGGGTCTCGTGCGTCCGCTTCTCGCCCAACCCCCAGAACCCCGTGATCGTCTCGTCCGGCTGGGACAAGCTCGTCAAG GTCTGGGAGCTCTCCTCCTGCAAGCTGCAGACCGACCACATCGGCCACACCGGCTACATCAACACCGTCACCATCTCGCCCGACGGTTCTCTGTGCGCTTccggcggcaaggacggTACCACCATGCTGTGGGATCTTAACGAGAGCAAGCACCTGTACTCTCTCAGCGCCAACGACGAGATCCACGCCCTCGTCTTCTCCCCCAACCGCTACTGGCTGTGcgctgccaccgccagcagcatcatcatcttcgacctggagaagaagagcaaggtcgacgagctcaagcCCGAGTTCCAGAACGTCGGCAAGAAGAGCCGCGAGCCCGAGTGCGTCTCGCTCGCCTGgagcgccgacggccagacCCTCTTCGCCGGCTACACCGACAACATCATCCGCGCCTGGGGCGTCATGTCTAGGGCGTAA